A section of the Myxocyprinus asiaticus isolate MX2 ecotype Aquarium Trade chromosome 40, UBuf_Myxa_2, whole genome shotgun sequence genome encodes:
- the LOC127430781 gene encoding mitogen-activated protein kinase 10 isoform X5, translating into MSKSKVDNQFYSVEVGDSTFTVLKRYQNLKPIGSGAQGIVCAGYDAILDRNVAIKKLSRPFQNQTHAKRAYRELVLMKCVNHKNIISLLNVFTPQKSLEEFQDVYLVMELMDANLCQVIQMELDHERMSYLLYQMLCGIKHLHSAGIIHRDLKPSNIVVKSDCTLKILDFGLARTAGTSFMMTPYVVTRYYRAPEVILGMGYKENVDIWSVGCIMGEMVRHKILFPGRDYIDQWNKVIEQLGTPSPEFMKKLQPTVRNYVENRPKYAGLTFPKLFPDCLFPADSEHNKLKASQARDLLSKMLIIDPAKRISVDEALQHPYINVWYDPAEVEAARNQHISMPPPQIYDKQLDEREHSIDEWKELIYKEVMNFEERTKNGVVKGQPSPSGAAVNSSESLPPSSSVNDISSMSTDQTLASDTDSSLETSAGPLGCCR; encoded by the exons TGCTGGATATGACGCCATTCTGGACAGAAATGTGGCGATTAAGAAACTCAGCAGACCCTTTCAGAACCAGACGCACGCCAAGAGAGCATACAGGGAGCTGGTGCTTATGAAATGTGTCAATCACAAAAAT ATCATCAGCTTATTAAATGTCTTCACACCACAGAAGTCTTTAGAGGAATTCCAAGATGT TTACCTGGTGATGGAGCTGATGGATGCAAACCTCTGCCAGGTGATTCAGATGGAACTGGATCATGAGAGGATGTCCTACCTGCTCTATCAGATGTTATGTGGAATCAAACACCTGCACTCAGCCGGCATCATCCACAGG GATCTGAAACCTAGCAATATCGTGGTAAAATCCGACTGTACGTTGAAGATCTTGGACTTTGGGCTGGCGAGGACCGCTGGCACTAGCTTTATGATGACACCCTACGTGGTGACGCGGTACTACAGGGCGCCAGAGGTCATCCTGGGCATGGGATACAAAGAGAATG TGGATATTTGGTCAGTCGGTTGCATCATGGGAGAAATGGTGCGTCACAAAATCCTTTTCCCCGGCAGGGATT ATATAGACCAATGGAATAAGGTTATAGAGCAGCTTGGCACGCCTTCTCCTGAGTTCATGAAGAAGCTGCAGCCAACGGTGCGCAACTATgtggagaacagaccaaaatacgcCGGCCTGACCTTCCCAAAACTCTTCCCTGATTGCCTGTTCCCTGCCGATTCGGAGCACAACAAACTCAAAG CTAGTCAGGCCAGAGACCTGCTGTCGAAGATGTTGATCATTGATCCCGCTAAGCGGATATCAGTGGACGAGGCCCTGCAGCACCCCTACATTAATGTGTGGTATGACCCGGCCGAGGTGGAGGCA GCCAGGAATCAGCACATATCTATG cCTCCTCCACAGATCTATGATAAACAGCTGGATGAGAGGGAACATTCGATTGATGAATGGAAAG AGCTCATCTATAAAGAGGTGATGAACTTCGAGGAGAGAACGAAGAATGGTGTTGTGAAGGGACAGCCCTCTCCCTCAG GTGCAGCCGTGAACAGCAGCGAGAGCCTCCCCCCCTCCTCCTCTGTCAACGACATCTCCTCCATGTCCACCGATCAGACCCTGGCATCCGACACCGACAGCAGCCTGGAGACCTCCGCGGGACCGCTGGGGTGCTGCAGGTGA